The genomic stretch TGATCCGCTTAACATAATTGCGGGTCTCCGCATAGGGCGGCACGCCTGAGCTTCGCAGGACGGCATTAGTCCCGGCGTTGTAGGCAGCAAGCGTGAGCTTTACATCGCCACCGAAATTGTCGAGCAACTGTTTTAAGTGGCGCACACCGGCATCAACGTTCTGCTGAGGATCGAAGGGGTTCGTGACCTTGAGCTGTCGTGCCGTGAAGGGCATGAGCTGCATCAGGCCCATTGCTCCCTTGCGCGACACGGCGCGAGGATTGAAGTTCGATTCCACCTTGACGACCGCGCGCACCAGATTGGGATCAACGTTGTGCCGTTCGGCGGCTTTCTCAATGGCCGTGTCAATTTGCACCGGTGTCATAAAGCTGCTGGAGGCAGCCGGCGTCAGAATAGGCTCGGAACCTGGGGTCATCATTTCCCGCACTTCATCGGCTGCGGAGCGAGCTGCACGCATCTCTACACGGTTAGTGCGGTACACCGGCTTCCAGCGCTGCTCCCTAACACTCCAGTAGGTATAGTCCGACTCCTGCGGAGCGGTTGAGCGCTTTGGCTTGCGTGGAATAGCGTCGTTGACGTAAACCACGCGCCCTTCTTCCTGAGCAACGATAATGGGGCCGTTGCCGGTTTCACTTCCGGGCAGACCCGCTGCCCGCGCCGATGACGAGGTGAGACAAAAGGAGATCGCGAGTGTGGGAATTGCCGTCAGGGCGCGCTGGAGACGCATTCGCATAGCGGGTACCAAGGTCACACCGAAACGCTTGTAGTTAAACTTGCCTACCCGAAACCTGACGGAGATTCGAACCAGAGTGGGTCAATTATAGGGTGGGTGGATGCACGTAACAATGTTCCAGAAGGCTCATGAACCACCGAAGTAATAGCCGTAAGTTACTAAAGCATAACGGGATAGTCTTGCCTGGCTATGGCTCTAATGGGCTTCGTCTTTAGGACATTTGCTCGCGATCTTATTGACGTTCACAACCTTCAGAATGGGCGCGGAACTGCCACCTGCCCGAGGGCCAGGGCCTGGCGGCAAGTTGGAGCGGCTTATCGGGCCAACCACCCGAATGCCTTTCTTGGCAAAACGATGGAGGGATACTCCATTGGGGTCAAGGCGGTACACTTCCCCGGTACTACTCGTCAGCAGGTAATCGTCTTGCGATCGCTTGAGACACCCGGTCACAATCACCTGCTGGCCACCGGAGTCCTGCCGGACTGCGTCTTCTGCCTCTTGGTGAGCCAGTGAGTCCCCGAATACCAAACTTGCGCACAACAGCCCGCTGACGATCATTTGCACTGCTACTTTCATGCTCATGGGATCCTCTCGACTGGACGAATGCAATCCACTTCGGGTTGTCTGCCGCATGGTTCCCAGAGCGGCAAAGTCTGATTAACAGAACTATTCTAAACTCGTCTTCATCAGTTACGATGCTCTGCTGAAAGAACTTAACTGACGATAATCTTATAAAAGCTTCCGATGAATGATTCCCCTGAACGTCAGTCATCTGACTCGGAGATGTTGTTCGGATTTTGGTACCGGGCCCTCCCCGGCAACCGGGTACGTCGCCGCCGCTTGCAGAAGGCAATGCTGCTGGAGGTCCCTTTGGTGGTGGGACGCGACACAGATGGGCATGCTTTTGCCATGCGCGATGCCTGCCCGCATCGGGGTATGCCGCTCTCCTGCGGCTGGTTTGATGGGCAGCACCTGGAGTGCAGTTATCACGGATGGAAGTTTGATCCGCAGACCGGGCAGTGCCGTGAAATTCCGTCGCTCACCTCCGATTCCAAGCTCAAGGTGGACCGCATCTTCGCGCAGCATTTTCCCTGCAAAGAGCAGGACGGCCATATATGGGTTTACATCCCTGAAATGGCCAGCCGCATACGCGAAGCGGAGCTGCAGCCTCCGCCCCAGCTCGTGACCTTCAGCCACAAATACAAGATTGCGCACCTCACGGCAGACCTGCCGGTGAGC from Terriglobales bacterium encodes the following:
- a CDS encoding lytic transglycosylase domain-containing protein, with the translated sequence MRMRLQRALTAIPTLAISFCLTSSSARAAGLPGSETGNGPIIVAQEEGRVVYVNDAIPRKPKRSTAPQESDYTYWSVREQRWKPVYRTNRVEMRAARSAADEVREMMTPGSEPILTPAASSSFMTPVQIDTAIEKAAERHNVDPNLVRAVVKVESNFNPRAVSRKGAMGLMQLMPFTARQLKVTNPFDPQQNVDAGVRHLKQLLDNFGGDVKLTLAAYNAGTNAVLRSSGVPPYAETRNYVKRITQLYWGTDGKGNQFIGGASHDPVRVYRDADGVLTMTNTD